One window of Gimesia sp. genomic DNA carries:
- a CDS encoding MoxR family ATPase, whose amino-acid sequence MNSSAASQHEVSEEVLKNAQFIQAVRDQVATVVVGQDEVVERLLISLFTGGHILLQGVPGLAKTLLVSVLSKSIDLDFSRIQFTIDLLPSDILGSQILDQKANEFVTRTGPIFTNLLLADEINRAAPKVQGALLEAMQERKVTIGNETFSLPAPFLVIATQNPVEQAGTFELPEAQLDRFMLCHRLDYPDPSEEREVLKRNMALGIRREDRGAVVNTEFDVMQQQPVGTADDLVACMQAVNDIHVSDTFVEHVIEVINRTRNHPNIELGCSPRAGIALVKASRARALIQGRNYVIPEDLFVLAEDVILHRIRLNYEALADGLTGKGVLQDMLRDLGATPSLVGRED is encoded by the coding sequence ATGAACAGCTCCGCTGCCAGCCAACATGAGGTTTCGGAAGAAGTCCTCAAGAATGCCCAGTTTATTCAGGCCGTCCGCGACCAGGTCGCCACGGTCGTCGTCGGTCAGGATGAGGTCGTCGAACGCCTGTTGATCTCGCTGTTTACCGGCGGTCATATTCTGCTCCAGGGGGTGCCGGGACTGGCGAAAACACTGCTCGTTTCGGTCCTCTCCAAATCGATCGACCTCGATTTCTCCCGCATTCAGTTCACCATCGACCTGCTGCCCTCCGATATTCTGGGTTCGCAGATCCTCGATCAGAAAGCCAACGAGTTCGTCACCCGCACCGGGCCGATCTTTACCAACCTGCTGCTGGCCGACGAAATCAACCGGGCCGCTCCCAAGGTGCAGGGGGCGCTGCTGGAAGCGATGCAGGAACGCAAGGTGACCATCGGCAACGAAACCTTCTCACTCCCCGCACCGTTCCTGGTGATCGCCACGCAGAACCCGGTGGAACAGGCCGGAACCTTTGAACTGCCCGAGGCCCAGCTCGACCGCTTCATGCTCTGTCACCGCCTGGACTATCCCGATCCGAGTGAGGAACGCGAAGTTCTCAAACGCAACATGGCACTCGGCATTCGTCGCGAAGACCGCGGGGCCGTGGTGAATACCGAATTCGACGTCATGCAGCAACAGCCCGTCGGCACAGCCGATGACCTGGTCGCCTGCATGCAGGCCGTCAACGACATTCACGTCAGCGATACCTTCGTGGAACACGTGATCGAAGTCATCAACCGCACACGCAATCATCCCAACATCGAACTGGGCTGCAGTCCGCGTGCCGGCATCGCGCTGGTCAAGGCCTCCCGCGCCCGGGCACTGATCCAGGGACGCAACTACGTGATCCCCGAAGATCTGTTCGTGCTGGCCGAGGATGTGATCCTGCACCGCATCCGGCTGAATTACGAAGCGCTCGCCGACGGGCTCACCGGCAAAGGAGTGCTGCAGGATATGCTCCGCGACCTGGGGGCAACGCCATCCCTGGTCGGGCGGGAGGACTAG
- a CDS encoding DUF1501 domain-containing protein, whose amino-acid sequence MTFEIDPTAPEQIVRRDFLKHLSAAGAAALMSGTPRLLSANETEPVKQPEATADSCILLWMGGGMAAPDTFDPKRYLPFKKGLKVADMLSTFPAIHTAVDGLEICEGLEGIASVMDRGTLIRSAVQPDLGSILHSRHQYHWHTGYVPPQTVAAPHLGAWMARVIGPRNPVMPAFINVGQRLEGVGESEELKAFTTAGFFGSEFGPLNLPYPEEAAKSVRPPQGMTGQRFVNRNKLYRKLIDQSPQRELMSDYHQESMLRSMDKAYRLLSSKERDAFDITLEKEDVRQKYGDSRFGRGCLLARRLVESGARFVEVTTEYVPFLHWDTHADGHTTMDRMHKEIDPPITQLILDLEARGLLDRTLVIIASEFSRDALIEGQPGSNARDQAREKVDEISEMKHFGLHRHFTGGTSVVMFGGGMKRGFVYGKTADERPLMAIENPVSIENLHATIMTAMGISPKTGFDIEGRPFYVTKDAKGQAVQELFA is encoded by the coding sequence ATGACATTTGAAATCGATCCCACCGCACCCGAACAGATTGTCCGCCGCGATTTCCTCAAGCATCTGAGTGCCGCTGGCGCTGCGGCGCTGATGTCGGGAACGCCACGTCTGCTCTCCGCGAATGAAACAGAACCGGTCAAACAACCTGAGGCTACCGCAGACAGTTGCATTCTGCTCTGGATGGGAGGCGGGATGGCGGCACCGGATACTTTCGATCCCAAACGCTATCTGCCGTTCAAAAAAGGGCTCAAAGTCGCCGATATGCTGAGCACCTTCCCGGCAATCCACACTGCCGTCGATGGACTGGAAATCTGTGAGGGACTGGAAGGCATCGCATCGGTGATGGACCGTGGGACGCTGATCCGCTCGGCCGTACAGCCCGACCTGGGCAGCATTCTGCACTCGCGACATCAGTATCACTGGCACACCGGTTATGTTCCTCCACAGACCGTCGCCGCTCCGCATTTAGGCGCCTGGATGGCCCGGGTGATCGGCCCCCGTAATCCTGTGATGCCGGCCTTCATCAATGTAGGCCAGCGACTCGAAGGCGTCGGGGAGAGCGAAGAGCTCAAAGCCTTCACCACGGCCGGATTTTTCGGCAGCGAGTTTGGACCGCTCAACCTGCCTTATCCCGAGGAAGCCGCCAAGTCGGTGCGCCCGCCTCAGGGAATGACGGGGCAACGGTTCGTCAACCGCAACAAGCTTTATCGGAAGCTCATCGATCAGAGCCCGCAGCGGGAACTGATGAGCGACTATCATCAGGAATCGATGCTGCGGTCGATGGACAAGGCGTATCGCCTGCTCAGTTCCAAAGAACGGGATGCCTTCGACATCACGCTGGAAAAGGAAGATGTCCGCCAGAAGTACGGCGACAGTCGCTTCGGTCGTGGCTGTCTGCTGGCCCGACGCCTGGTGGAATCGGGAGCGAGGTTTGTCGAAGTCACAACCGAGTACGTTCCCTTCCTGCACTGGGACACGCACGCCGACGGGCATACCACCATGGACCGTATGCATAAGGAAATCGACCCGCCGATCACGCAGCTGATTCTCGATCTCGAAGCGCGGGGCCTGCTCGACCGGACCCTGGTGATTATCGCTTCAGAATTCAGCCGCGATGCACTGATCGAAGGTCAGCCCGGCTCCAACGCCCGGGATCAGGCTCGCGAGAAGGTCGATGAAATCTCCGAGATGAAGCACTTTGGTCTGCATCGTCATTTCACCGGAGGCACCAGCGTTGTGATGTTTGGCGGTGGAATGAAACGCGGCTTCGTCTACGGCAAAACAGCAGACGAGCGCCCACTGATGGCGATTGAAAATCCGGTCTCCATCGAAAATCTGCACGCCACCATCATGACAGCGATGGGCATCAGCCCCAAAACCGGCTTCGACATCGAAGGCCGTCCGTTCTATGTCACCAAAGATGCTAAGGGACAGGCGGTACAGGAACTATTTGCGTAA
- a CDS encoding vWA domain-containing protein, whose protein sequence is MVAGLAAIVILVVATGAEMLHARRIRRIAPLVFGPSAQPAAWARIVPALRVLSLTGLCWGLITLLLLPPKIHAAQAIPDNEMKHLLIVLDVSPSMRLEDAGQNKDQARMQRAARLMESFFERANMNRYRTSVVAVYNAAKRVVEDTRDLEVIHNIFNDLPMHHAFVSGETDLFSGLEEAAELAKPWNPHSTTLLLISDGDTVPGVGMPKMPVSVANAVVIGVGDSVKGSFINGHHSRQDVSTLRQLAIRLNGTYHNGNEKHLSTDLIDQLAVGGEENPFEKLTRREYALAICSLSALIYALIPWLLHYWGTGWKPGVFTSRKERARARKETERKQKSTQLHPSAT, encoded by the coding sequence GTGGTAGCAGGACTGGCGGCAATTGTGATCCTGGTGGTAGCCACTGGCGCGGAAATGCTCCACGCCCGGCGCATCAGGCGGATTGCGCCCCTCGTCTTCGGTCCCTCCGCCCAACCCGCGGCCTGGGCCCGCATCGTGCCTGCACTTCGCGTGCTCTCACTCACGGGTCTCTGCTGGGGACTGATCACCCTGCTGCTGCTGCCTCCCAAAATTCATGCGGCCCAGGCCATTCCCGATAACGAAATGAAACACCTGCTGATCGTGCTCGATGTCTCGCCCAGTATGCGGCTCGAAGACGCCGGTCAGAACAAGGATCAGGCCCGCATGCAACGCGCCGCGCGGCTCATGGAATCCTTTTTCGAACGGGCCAATATGAACCGCTACCGGACCAGCGTGGTCGCCGTCTATAACGCGGCCAAGCGGGTCGTCGAAGATACCCGCGACCTGGAAGTGATTCACAATATCTTTAACGATCTCCCCATGCATCACGCGTTCGTCTCCGGCGAAACCGATCTGTTCTCGGGACTCGAAGAAGCCGCGGAGCTGGCGAAACCCTGGAATCCACACAGCACCACGCTCCTGCTCATCAGTGACGGCGATACCGTGCCCGGTGTCGGCATGCCCAAAATGCCCGTCTCGGTCGCCAATGCGGTGGTGATCGGCGTGGGAGATTCCGTCAAAGGCTCCTTCATCAACGGACACCACTCCCGCCAGGATGTCTCTACGCTGCGACAACTGGCTATTCGTCTCAACGGCACTTATCACAACGGCAACGAAAAACATCTCAGCACCGACCTGATCGATCAACTGGCGGTCGGCGGTGAAGAGAACCCCTTTGAGAAACTGACCCGCCGCGAATACGCCCTGGCGATCTGCAGTCTCTCGGCATTGATCTACGCCCTGATTCCCTGGTTGCTGCATTACTGGGGCACCGGCTGGAAACCGGGAGTCTTCACCAGTCGCAAGGAACGGGCACGGGCTCGGAAAGAAACGGAACGGAAACAGAAGTCAACACAACTGCATCCCTCGGCCACATGA
- a CDS encoding DUF58 domain-containing protein, translating to MEGLLEQIDPLDARQFYIAVKRLADSLSYGTDKSPFLGSGLEFFQSRPYQEGDPIKSIDWRVTARTGKLYIKEYETPKRLPCYLLIDTSASMMISSTAKSKYGLALHIAGGLAFACLERVSPVGVLGVGETDLRIHPSLSKDQVMQWLVRLRRFRYDEQTTIGQRVAEFSPSLKSRALIIVLSDLHDPKAVPALKQLAQRHDTVVIQFRDPAETGLRGAGLMRAREAETGSDFVTHGRKVWLDQEQIDFQLKRSGIDHLLIETDEPFVPHLRQFFSSRDILSRGSR from the coding sequence ATGGAAGGCTTACTGGAACAGATTGATCCGCTGGACGCGCGGCAGTTCTACATTGCCGTCAAGCGACTCGCGGACAGCCTGAGCTACGGGACTGACAAGTCGCCGTTCCTCGGTTCCGGGCTCGAGTTCTTCCAGTCGCGACCCTACCAGGAAGGGGATCCGATCAAAAGCATCGACTGGCGGGTCACCGCCCGCACCGGGAAGCTGTACATCAAGGAATACGAAACCCCCAAGCGGCTCCCCTGTTATCTGCTCATCGACACCTCCGCTTCGATGATGATCAGCTCCACCGCGAAAAGTAAATACGGTCTGGCTTTGCACATCGCGGGCGGGCTCGCCTTTGCCTGCCTGGAACGCGTCAGTCCCGTCGGCGTTCTCGGCGTCGGCGAAACCGATCTGCGGATTCATCCCAGCCTTTCCAAAGACCAGGTCATGCAGTGGCTGGTCCGCCTGAGACGCTTCCGCTACGACGAACAGACCACCATCGGTCAACGGGTGGCCGAGTTCAGCCCCAGCCTCAAGAGCCGGGCGCTGATTATCGTCCTCTCCGACCTGCACGATCCCAAAGCGGTTCCCGCCCTCAAGCAACTCGCACAACGACACGATACAGTGGTGATCCAGTTTCGCGATCCCGCTGAGACCGGGCTGCGAGGTGCCGGACTGATGCGGGCCCGCGAAGCAGAGACCGGCAGCGACTTCGTTACACACGGACGCAAGGTCTGGCTCGACCAGGAGCAGATCGACTTCCAGCTGAAACGCAGCGGCATCGATCATCTGTTAATTGAAACGGACGAGCCGTTCGTCCCCCATTTAAGGCAGTTCTTTTCTTCCCGCGATATTCTCTCACGAGGGAGCCGTTAA
- a CDS encoding FCD domain-containing protein: MAAETSIQLTQSDELAERIRARIQDERLTDGAFFMTEADLAEEYDVSRTVAREAVSRLVAIGLLEARKRLGLIVRRPDPLRLLQLGLPSLFDSDQDIAELSMLRYVVEMGAVDLAIRNGSDEQCQQLCELAQEMETAIRSHRPEKISELDIAFHSLLLQMTSSTLIAGMQRVLVNFFDSAYQNYQSDAATGERMIWEHQELAAAIRDRDSNRARTMMQMQSRFWLDQKPTDSK; encoded by the coding sequence ATGGCCGCCGAAACCAGTATCCAGTTAACCCAGTCTGACGAGCTTGCCGAGCGGATTCGGGCCCGTATTCAGGACGAACGGCTCACCGACGGGGCCTTTTTCATGACTGAAGCCGACCTCGCGGAAGAGTACGACGTTTCGCGAACCGTTGCCCGGGAAGCCGTCAGTCGACTGGTGGCCATCGGCCTGCTCGAAGCCCGCAAACGGCTGGGGCTGATTGTCAGACGTCCCGATCCGCTTCGTCTGCTACAACTGGGGCTGCCCTCCTTATTCGACTCTGATCAGGATATCGCTGAGCTGTCGATGCTGCGTTACGTGGTTGAGATGGGGGCCGTCGACCTGGCCATCCGCAACGGCAGCGACGAACAGTGCCAGCAGCTTTGTGAACTGGCGCAGGAGATGGAAACCGCCATTCGCAGTCACCGGCCCGAGAAGATTTCCGAACTGGATATCGCCTTTCACTCGCTGTTGTTGCAGATGACATCGTCCACGTTGATCGCCGGCATGCAGCGGGTGCTGGTCAACTTCTTCGATTCGGCCTATCAGAATTATCAGTCCGACGCGGCGACCGGCGAACGGATGATCTGGGAGCACCAGGAACTGGCTGCCGCCATCCGTGATCGTGATTCGAACCGGGCCCGCACCATGATGCAGATGCAGTCCCGCTTCTGGCTGGATCAGAAACCAACAGACTCAAAATAA
- a CDS encoding winged helix-turn-helix domain-containing protein produces MGKASSKRQSRKAEPPKETGKTAADSAVDSASSRKAVPESGHRWTFLTNHAHVLIVLHRNPTIVLREVALEVGITERAVQRIIQDLEEEGFLQREKIGRQNHYQVLTDQALRHPIEKHKSIGDLLNLVALD; encoded by the coding sequence ATGGGTAAAGCGTCTAGTAAACGTCAGTCACGTAAAGCGGAACCCCCGAAGGAGACGGGTAAAACAGCGGCGGATTCTGCAGTCGACTCCGCCTCTTCCCGGAAGGCAGTCCCCGAATCGGGACATCGCTGGACATTCCTGACGAACCACGCGCATGTACTGATCGTCCTGCACCGGAATCCCACGATTGTGCTGCGAGAAGTGGCCCTCGAAGTGGGAATTACCGAGCGTGCAGTACAGCGGATCATCCAGGACCTGGAGGAAGAGGGGTTTCTGCAGCGAGAGAAAATCGGACGTCAGAACCATTACCAGGTACTTACGGATCAGGCATTACGGCACCCGATCGAAAAACACAAATCGATCGGGGACCTGCTGAACCTGGTGGCGCTGGACTAG
- a CDS encoding DUF1549 domain-containing protein, with protein sequence MKLRFVLPLIVVFQITMASAVQAKPIDFAHDVVPILKQHCVACHGGREAKGSFSLNTRTLWMESGFVDVKDPAASYLLELVTSQDPEMQMPPKGKPRLSAKEVETLKQWISEDLPWEAGFTFGKQAYEPPLKPRRPELPAAVDNRTHPIDRLIDHYLAEHQLPRPGPIDDATFLRRVRLDLTGLLPTPEELNAFLEDPSSDKRTRKIQELLSDDTAYADHWLSFFNDLLRNDYSGTGFITGGRKQVSAWLYESLLYNKPFDQLTRELIAPPTDASRGFIDGIKWRGNVSAGQTVEIQFAQSLGQAFLGINLKCASCHDSFIDRWTLEESYGLAAIYSERALEIHRCDKPIGKTAKASWLFPELGTIDAGASRAARLQQLAQLMTHPDNGRFTRTIANRLWHRLQGRGIVHPLDAMQTKPWNEDLLDYLAVYLSDNKYDIKKVLELIATSEAYQSQVEIVAGGEDSDYLYRGPRSRRLTAEQFLDGVWQITGAAPAKFEAPIFRTRIEPDQKQDYDLKAKWIWGDSAKQVPPADETIVVRKIIELPAAVKRGGAVLTCDNSHILFINRREVDKGDNWAQVRTLPLHTLLKPGKNEITAIVHNGGGTPNPAGFFFDARLELENGEQREISSDASWEWNPNAPATKEGRLGGISGKWAPVTIVKPVGSWTNAVDSQARSLLAVAAEGKQPMVRASLLKNTALMKSLGRPMREQIVSMRPSQLTTLEAIDLSNEATLAQAFAQGAQRLITQTDGDPQRLTEHLYQFALSRKPTTAETEIITQILGEQPQPAQVEDLLWSVCMLPEFFLIR encoded by the coding sequence ATGAAATTACGTTTTGTTCTTCCCCTGATAGTCGTGTTCCAGATCACGATGGCGTCCGCCGTTCAGGCAAAGCCCATAGATTTCGCCCATGATGTGGTACCGATTCTGAAACAGCATTGCGTCGCCTGTCATGGGGGACGCGAAGCGAAGGGCTCGTTTTCACTGAATACCCGCACGCTTTGGATGGAGTCCGGCTTTGTCGATGTGAAAGACCCCGCAGCGTCGTATCTGCTGGAACTGGTCACCTCTCAGGATCCGGAAATGCAGATGCCTCCCAAAGGGAAGCCGCGTCTGTCGGCGAAAGAGGTCGAGACGCTCAAACAGTGGATCAGCGAAGATCTGCCCTGGGAAGCCGGTTTTACATTCGGGAAACAGGCATACGAGCCTCCGCTCAAACCGCGGCGTCCCGAACTCCCTGCCGCCGTCGATAATCGCACGCATCCCATCGATCGCCTGATCGATCACTACCTGGCCGAACACCAGCTGCCCCGTCCCGGACCGATCGACGATGCGACTTTTCTGAGACGCGTCCGCCTCGACCTGACGGGCCTGCTTCCCACGCCGGAAGAGTTAAATGCGTTTCTGGAAGATCCGTCCTCCGATAAACGGACGCGCAAAATTCAGGAGCTGCTCTCTGATGACACCGCCTACGCCGATCACTGGCTGTCGTTCTTCAATGATCTGCTTCGTAACGATTACAGCGGAACCGGTTTCATCACCGGGGGCCGCAAACAGGTTTCCGCCTGGTTGTATGAATCGCTGCTCTACAACAAACCCTTTGACCAGCTGACGCGCGAACTGATCGCGCCACCCACCGATGCCAGCCGCGGGTTCATCGATGGCATCAAGTGGCGAGGTAATGTCTCAGCCGGGCAGACTGTCGAGATTCAGTTCGCCCAGAGCCTGGGGCAGGCCTTTCTGGGGATTAACCTCAAGTGTGCCTCCTGTCACGACAGTTTCATCGATCGCTGGACGCTGGAAGAATCATACGGGCTGGCCGCCATTTACTCGGAACGTGCACTGGAAATCCATCGTTGTGATAAACCGATCGGCAAGACCGCGAAAGCCAGCTGGCTCTTTCCGGAACTGGGTACGATCGATGCAGGCGCTTCCCGCGCAGCACGTCTGCAGCAGCTGGCCCAGCTGATGACCCATCCGGACAACGGGCGGTTTACCCGCACAATTGCGAACCGGCTCTGGCATCGTCTGCAGGGCAGGGGGATCGTGCATCCGCTCGACGCCATGCAGACCAAACCCTGGAACGAAGACCTGTTGGATTATCTGGCCGTTTACCTGAGCGACAACAAGTACGACATCAAAAAAGTCCTGGAACTGATCGCGACCTCTGAGGCGTACCAGTCGCAGGTGGAAATTGTCGCAGGTGGAGAAGACTCCGATTACCTGTATCGCGGTCCCCGCTCACGTCGACTCACGGCAGAGCAGTTTCTGGATGGCGTCTGGCAGATCACGGGTGCCGCTCCGGCCAAGTTCGAAGCCCCCATCTTTCGCACGCGGATTGAACCGGATCAGAAGCAGGATTATGACCTCAAAGCCAAATGGATCTGGGGCGATTCTGCGAAGCAGGTGCCCCCCGCGGATGAGACGATTGTGGTCCGCAAAATCATCGAGTTGCCCGCTGCAGTCAAACGGGGAGGCGCGGTTCTGACCTGCGATAATTCGCACATCCTGTTTATCAATCGCAGGGAAGTCGACAAAGGTGACAACTGGGCCCAGGTCCGCACGCTCCCCCTGCACACGTTATTGAAACCGGGCAAGAATGAAATCACGGCCATCGTACATAACGGGGGAGGCACTCCCAATCCGGCAGGCTTCTTCTTCGATGCACGACTGGAACTCGAGAACGGGGAACAGCGCGAAATCTCTTCCGACGCCTCGTGGGAGTGGAATCCGAACGCACCCGCGACGAAGGAAGGTCGCCTGGGAGGCATTTCCGGAAAGTGGGCTCCCGTTACCATCGTCAAGCCGGTCGGCAGCTGGACGAACGCCGTCGACTCTCAGGCCCGCAGCCTACTGGCAGTCGCCGCGGAAGGCAAACAACCGATGGTCCGGGCTTCCTTGCTCAAAAATACCGCGTTGATGAAATCACTGGGACGGCCGATGCGGGAACAGATTGTTTCGATGCGACCCAGCCAACTGACGACGCTGGAGGCCATCGACCTTTCCAATGAAGCGACCCTGGCCCAGGCGTTTGCCCAGGGGGCACAGCGTCTGATCACACAGACCGACGGCGATCCCCAGCGTCTGACCGAGCATCTGTACCAGTTCGCGCTTTCCCGCAAACCGACGACCGCCGAGACCGAAATCATCACACAGATCCTGGGCGAACAACCCCAGCCGGCCCAGGTCGAGGACCTGCTCTGGTCGGTCTGTATGCTGCCCGAGTTTTTCCTGATCCGTTGA
- a CDS encoding RraA family protein, whose product MSALPDLTELQQFDTPTICNAIELFEVRPRTAGYMQREIAACFPELPPMVGYAATATFRSSAPPAADIDPGVSARLISSFAELPGPAIVVFQDLDDPPAGATFGDGMCLTYKTFGAVGLITSGAARDIDNVRLLDFPCFSHGIMCGHGYCHFEETGIPVEVGGLTIRPGDLLHGDCNGVVTIPREIAAAVPYACAEYLKYEAIVLDPLREGRANLEHHQETIREMLARLAELKRELKTMIAPSEADS is encoded by the coding sequence ATGTCTGCATTACCTGATCTGACCGAGTTACAGCAGTTTGATACGCCGACGATCTGCAACGCGATTGAGCTGTTTGAGGTGCGACCGCGGACCGCGGGTTACATGCAACGGGAGATCGCAGCCTGCTTTCCGGAGCTGCCTCCCATGGTCGGTTATGCGGCGACCGCGACCTTTCGTTCTTCCGCGCCGCCTGCAGCGGACATCGATCCCGGCGTGTCTGCGCGGCTGATCAGTTCGTTCGCAGAACTACCCGGACCGGCGATTGTCGTCTTTCAGGATCTGGACGATCCCCCCGCGGGAGCCACGTTCGGGGACGGAATGTGTCTGACTTACAAAACCTTTGGAGCCGTCGGTCTGATCACTTCGGGGGCCGCCCGGGATATCGATAATGTCAGACTACTCGATTTCCCCTGTTTCAGTCACGGAATCATGTGTGGGCACGGTTACTGTCATTTCGAAGAGACCGGCATTCCCGTGGAGGTCGGCGGCTTGACCATCCGGCCCGGTGATCTGCTGCACGGCGACTGTAATGGTGTTGTAACGATCCCGCGAGAAATCGCAGCGGCAGTGCCTTATGCCTGTGCCGAGTATCTCAAGTACGAAGCGATCGTTTTAGATCCACTTCGCGAAGGACGGGCCAACCTGGAACATCACCAGGAGACGATCCGCGAGATGCTGGCCCGCCTGGCGGAACTGAAGCGCGAACTGAAAACGATGATCGCACCGTCTGAGGCGGATTCCTGA
- a CDS encoding vWA domain-containing protein, giving the protein MSFSHPWVLLFLIVPIALLVWIWRRDGGHVVLPFDHGVQTRGHAWGTLVNLAQSLPALILAVVVLILAGPQQLSAPKTRRVLTNIEFCVDVSGSMTASFGEGTRYDASMAAINKFLDYREGDAFGLTFFGNEVLHWVPLTTDVSAIKCAPPFMDPMSPGHPHWLGGTEIGKALRACREVLISREQGDRMIVLVSDGYSFDLGNGQDVEIAEKLKVDGIVVYAIHIAASEVPGPVVNITGLTGGEVFEPESPQALETVFKHIDEMQETRLERTAAESMDHFYPYSLAGLILLGSSTLSLFGLRFTPW; this is encoded by the coding sequence ATGAGTTTTTCACATCCCTGGGTACTCCTGTTCTTAATCGTGCCGATCGCGCTGCTGGTCTGGATCTGGCGGCGTGACGGGGGACACGTCGTGCTCCCCTTCGACCACGGAGTTCAGACGCGCGGACATGCCTGGGGAACGCTGGTCAATCTCGCGCAATCACTGCCCGCACTGATCCTGGCGGTCGTTGTACTGATTCTCGCCGGGCCACAACAGCTGAGTGCCCCCAAAACCAGGCGGGTGCTGACCAACATCGAATTCTGCGTCGACGTCTCCGGCAGTATGACCGCCTCCTTCGGCGAAGGCACACGCTACGATGCCTCGATGGCGGCGATCAACAAGTTTCTCGATTACCGCGAAGGCGACGCCTTCGGCTTGACCTTCTTCGGCAACGAAGTCCTGCACTGGGTTCCCCTCACGACCGATGTCTCCGCGATCAAGTGCGCGCCCCCGTTCATGGATCCCATGAGCCCCGGGCATCCGCACTGGCTGGGAGGCACCGAAATCGGCAAGGCCCTCCGCGCGTGTCGGGAAGTACTCATCTCACGCGAGCAGGGGGACCGGATGATAGTCCTCGTCTCCGACGGCTACAGCTTCGATCTCGGGAACGGACAGGATGTGGAGATTGCCGAAAAACTCAAGGTGGATGGCATCGTGGTTTACGCGATTCACATCGCAGCCAGTGAAGTGCCCGGTCCGGTTGTGAACATCACCGGTCTCACGGGGGGCGAGGTCTTCGAGCCCGAAAGCCCGCAGGCACTGGAAACCGTATTCAAGCACATCGACGAAATGCAGGAGACGCGCCTGGAACGAACGGCAGCGGAGTCGATGGACCACTTTTATCCCTACAGTCTGGCAGGGCTGATCCTGCTGGGGAGCAGCACACTTTCACTCTTTGGATTGAGGTTTACACCGTGGTAG